GAGCCACAAAGGAAGCGGGCAAGGGCACCGGCCTGGGTTTGAGCATTGTTTACGATATCGTCAAAAAGAATCATAACGGCGAGATTATCGTCCAGAGTGAGCTTGGCAAGGGAACTGTTTTTACCATATCAATACCGGTTGTAGGGGATCAGTGAGATGAACGAAAACGTCAGGATTCTCTGTGTGGACGACGAGAAAAATGTCTTAAAGGCCCTCAACAGACTTTTCATGGATGAGGAGTATGAAGTGCTGCTGGCAAACTCCGGAGAAGAGGGCCTTGAGACCCTTGCGGTGGAAGAATCAGTGCAGGTGATTATCTCCGATTATCGCATGCCCGGAATGAACGGCGTTGATTTCCTGAAACAGGTCTTTGAGCGCTGGCCGGACACAGTGCGCATCGTGCTTTCGGGATATGCCGATACCGCGGCGGTGGTGGCGGCGATCAACGAGGGGCAGATCTATAAATTCATCCCCAAGCCCTGGAATGATGATGAGCTGAAGGTTACCATCGCCAAGGCTGTGGAGGTATATTTTCTCCGGAAGAGGAACATTGAACTCACCAGGGAACTCAGCGATCACAATGAGGAATTAAAACGCCTTAACGAAAACCTTGAGGAACTGGTGGAGGAGAGAACCGGGGAGCTGTTGTTCCAGAATAAGGTGCTTGAGCGGGGACAGAAGATTCTCGATGCCCTGCCGGTGGGCGTCCTGGGGTTGGACACTCAGGGTATGATCGTCCAATGCAACGCCCGGGCGCATTATTTTTTTCAGGGAGAAGGGGCTGTTGTTCCCGGAATGGATGCCACAGAAATTCTGCCTCCGGCGTTCCTTGAGCTGATTGATACAATATCGGATACCATGGTCAGCAGAACAATACAGGTTGCTGGTCGTGAACTGGTTGTCAAGGGGGCTGGTCTTGTGGTGGATGATTCCCGGGAAGGAGTTGTTCTGGTATTGGATGAGAAATAGGGATTATTCGTAATCAAATCATAAATAGAGAACAAGAATGAGTGAAAAAGAAACCTATACCCCGAAAGTCCTTTTTGTAGATGATGAGGCGAATATTCTCAAGGCGCTCAGGCGATTGTTCATGGAGGAGGATATTGAGGTTTTCACCGCAACCTCCGGAGAGGAAGGCCTTGGTATTCTGAAGGAGAACGAAGACATCGGTCTCATTGTTTCCGACCAGCGAATGCCGGAGATGAACGGCGTGGAATTTCTTGAAAAGGCCCGGAAGATTGCGCCGATGGCAATCAGAATCGTCTTGACCGGCTACGCTGATGTGAATGCCGCAATCGACGCGATCAACCGTGGTGGCGCAATGCGCTATATCAATAAGCCCTGGAAGGACGATGAACTTGTTCTGGCAGTCAAAGAGGCACTGGGTCGATACAAGCTGGTTATTGAAAACAAGAGATTGGGCAAGCTTGTCAGGCAGAAAACCAGGGAACTTAAAAAATGGAGCGTCGAGCTTGAGATCATTGTTCAGGAGCAGACCATGGAGCTCCAGAACAGTTATGATAAACTTCGTGAGTTGAATACCCGTCAGAAAAACAACTTTAACAGCACGATCCTGGCATTTTCAAAATTATTGGAACTCCGGGATCCGAGTATGAGGAGTCACGCGGAAAATGTTGCGGACCTGTCGGTTGCCCTGGCTGAAAACATGAATTTATCCGCTGATGAAATCGAGAATATACGGATCGCATCCCTTCTTCATGATATCGGCAAGGTGGGCACGCCGGATCTGATGCTTATCAAGGATGTCAAGAATATGACCTCTGAGGAGCAGGTTGAATATCACAACCATCCTGTGCGGGGCCAGGCGGCTATCGATATTATCGAAGATCTGCGCGAGATCGGCGGGATTATTCGGCATCACCATGAAAGTTTTGACGGCAGGGGTTTCCCGGACGGGCTTAAAAAAGATGCCATACCCCTGGGGGCAAGAATTATTGCCGTAGCCGATTATGTCGACAACAGCGTCAGGAAATTCCAGGGCGACAGTGGCGTTGACCATACAATTAACGAAGTAAAGCGTCATTCCGGAAAAATATTCGACCCACAGGTTGTTTCAGTGATGAGGAAGCCGGTCCGGGCGGTGTACAAGGAACGCCTGGCCGTGTCCGAGTTTGTCGAAATCGAAGTATCCGCACGGGAATTGCGGCCCGGAATGATACTTGCCAATGATGCAACCAGCGGCACCGGGCTCCTGCTGCTCAAAGGCGGCATGACCCTCGATGCCGCAAGCATAGAAATTCTCAGAAGATATTATTCCGTCGATCCGACCAAAACCGGTATTTTTGTTCTGGTCAAACGCGAATCTTAGGAAGCGCGGGCAGGAGATGAATGGATAGCCTGCCCTTCATGGGGCAAGGAAAGAAAACAGAGGACAGAGGTAGGATGCCGGAAGAAATAAATCTTGTGTTACTGGCAGGTTGAGTTATTTTTCACTCCTCACTCCTCACTCCTCACTCCTCACTCCTCACCCCTCACTCCTCACCCCTCACTCCTCACTGCCCTTACCCCAGATCCCAGGATTCGGTAATCCCGTCGTATTGGGTTTTGATTTCTTTAAGGAGGTCGGGGAGTTTTTTATTGGATAAATCGAGGTATTTCAGGATTTCCACATCAATTTTTATCATCTTCTGATCCGTGCTTACACCCAGTTTTGCGGCCTTGGCAATCATATTGCCCACATAAATGGAATTTATCAGAGTCGCCTCTTTTTTTTCCGAGATTTCTTTTGGCAAAAAGGGTTTGTGATGTTTGCGTACTGCATTGACGTAATCCTCCGGGAAATTCCAGGACTCGGCCAGCATGGCGCCGACACGCGGATGGGAATAGCCAAGCACCTTACTCTCCGCATCCGCCTGATTGATGTCCGAGTCTTTCATCAGTTTGAGGATCTCTCTCATGGCATCAGGAATTTTATGGGCGATGATTATTTTTCCTATGTCATGGAGAATGCCGCCGACAAAGGCTTTTTCGGCCAGTTCCGGTTGGGTGATCATCGTAATCGCTTTTGAAGACACTGCAACACCCAGGCTGTGACACCAGAGACCCTGTAAATCAATGACTTTTTCCGAGTCACTGGAGAATAATTTGAAAACAGAAACAGAGAGCGCCAGGCTCTGGATGGTATTTAATCCCAGTACGGTGATTGCCCGCTGTGGGGTTTCAACCTGACGTGCCAGGCCGTAATAGGCGGAATTTGCGAGTCTCAGCAGTTTCGAGGTGAGGGATGGGTCCTGGGCGATTATTTTCCCCAGGGAATGTGCGGTGAGCGATTTCTTTTTGGTCTCTTCGTTTATCTGGGTCGCAACTGCCGGCAGAGTGGGAAGATCTTTGGTTGATTCTATTAATTTAGCAAGTTGCATGAAGATTAAATGACGTTATCTCGGGTTAGACCTGCCTCCGGTTCAGAATTCGTAGCTGACGGCAGGATGTTTTTGGCCGATGGAATTATTTGAATATGACATGAAGGCGGTTAAATTACGAAATATTTTTTATGATAATTATTATTAATCAAATTGTTTATGACTAATTTCAAGAGCGGCGCTTGACCTTTTAAAAGGCTGATGGTACGATCCCTGCGTTTCAGGAAACGTGTCTTTCAGTACTGATTTTCGGAGGTTATTTGACGATGGCTCAACAGGAAAAAGCAGAGAAGAATTTTCCACAAGGCATGGTCCCCCTTGGAAAAAATACCTTCCAATTTGCCTGCAACCCGGATGTCCCCTGTTTCACCGCCTGCTGCCGGAAGCTCGATCTCTATCTCTATCCCTATGATATTATCCGTCTGAAAAACAGGTTACAGATCAGCTCGGAAGATTTTCTCAACCGTTATACCGGGGTTGTCCAGGGTGCGAATCCTTTTTTCCCGGCATTGATGCTGCAGATGAGCGATACTCTGGAAAGGACCTGTCCATTTCTGGATAAAAGCGGTTGCACGGTTTACGAAGACCGTCCTTCCGCCTGCCGGACCTATCCTCTGGAGCGGGCTGTGGACCGCACTCCTTCGGACGGCAGACCTGAAGAATTCTTTTTTTTAACCAATCATGAGTATTGTAAAGGTCACGAGCAGGAAACCCAGTGGTCGGTGAAAGAGTGGATCCGTGATCAGAAATTGCAATATTACAATGTCATGGATGATCTCTGGGCGGAGATGGACACCCTGTTTTCAACAAATCCCTGGGCCGGGGAGGGAGCAGCCGGACCCAAGCAGCTCATGGCATTTATGGTCTGTTATAATATCGACAGGTTCCGCCAGTATGTCAATGATCACGATCTCCTGAAAAGATTCCGCCTGGATAAATCAAGGCGACGCCTTATTGAAACCGATGACGAAGCATTATTGCGTTTCGGGTTCGACTGGCTCAAATTGATTCTCGCTAAACAACCAACATTGATTCCCAGATAAGTTTCATTCCTCAAGCCCATCCCATTCATGCGCGCTTTTATTATTGTTTTTTTGTGCAGTTGTTCGCGGATGATTTTCAAAAACCCGAATAATCCTAAATGCCTTATGGCTTTTTCCAATAATTACGTCTATCTATAAAAGATTGTTTGACAGCCCTGGTCCGTTTGTTAAACACTGGTTTATGTATTCTGAAGATCAAAGGAGGCCATATGGCTCAGAACCGGTTACTGGTCATCGATGACGACATAGGAATTCGAATCGTTCTCAAGGAAATTTTTACATTCAAGGAATATGAAGTTGTAACGGCTGCCAGCGGCAAAGAGGCAATTGAGACTGCCGAGGCACGGGAGTTCGATGTTGCAATGATTGACATCCATCTTCCCGACATGCTTGGGATTGATCTTCTCCGTCAATTGAAGGCAAAGCAGCCGGACCTGGAATGTGTGATTATTACCGGCGATCTGGCCATTGAGAATGCCACTGCCGCCATCAAGGAAGGGGCCTGCGGTTATTTTATCAAACCCCTGATTATTGATGATGTCGCCCACCGGCTGGAAGAAATCATTGAAAGAAAAAAGATGCGGCAGGAAATCAGGCAACTCAATGAATTACCCAGAATCATTTTAAACAGTATCAATGCCTCGATTGCGATTATTGATGCCGAAGATTTCAGGCTTATAAGTGTCAATGAAGCTTTTCTTGAAGAAGCAGGATTACCCGAAAAAAAGGTGGTTGGCAGGCATTGTTATAAAGTGACTCATGGCAGTGACGAGCCTTGCAAGGAGCCTGATGATATATGTCCCCTTCATGAAACCGTTGCGAATGGCAGTCACAGTATGGTCGAGCATGTACATTTTAACGGCGCAGGTGAAAAAAAGTTTGTGGAGGTTTCCACCTCCCCCATATTCGATTCAAATGGCAAAGTGATACAGGTAGTGCATGTAACCAGGGATGTCACGGAAAGAAAGGCGCTTGAAGAATCGCTGGTCAATGAAAAGCTGCTCCATGAGGAGGCCCATATTGAGTTGTTGAATGCCTATGATGAATTGAAAAAGAGCCAGACCCGGGTCATTCAGCAGGAAAAAATGGCCTCCATCGGCCAGCTTGCCGCAGGCGTTGCCCATGAGATCAACAACCCCATGGGTTTTATCGCCAGCAACCTCACCTCCCTGGGGAAATATGTCGGCAAATGCAAAGAATATATGGATGCCCAGGAAGCAGCATTAAAGGGCGGAATTGATGAGAGTGTTATAAAAGAATTAAAGCAGCTCAGGAAAAAGCTTAAAATTGATTTTGTCGTGGACGATATCGGCGACTTGATCGCTGAATCGCTGGACGGCGCAGAACGGGTCAAAAAAATTGTCCAGAATCTTAAAAGTTTTTCCAGAATGGATGAAGATGAAATGCACGCCGCCGATATCAATGAATGTATTGAAACGACGCTCAATATCGTCTGGAACGAACTGAAATATAATTGCACCGTTGAAAAAGATTACGGCGATCTGCCTCGTATTAATTGTTATCCCCAGCAATTGAATCAGGTCTTTATGAACCTCCTGACAAACGCCGCCCACGCCATTAAAGACAAAGGGGTTATATCCATCAAAACCGTACATGATGAGAAAAATATCCTGATCACCATCAGCGACACCGGCTGCGGCATTCCTGAGGAAAATCTGCAGAAGCTGTTCGAGCCTTTTTTTACCACCAAGCCTGCGGGAAAAGGCACCGGCCTCGGGATGAGTATCGCCGATGATATTATCAAAAAGCATCACGGGGAAATACTTGTGAAAAGCGAAGTGGGCAAGGGCACTACTTTTACCGTGAAGCTGCCTGTTGAAGAGAAATAATCAAAAATCATCCTGGTATGATTTCAGTTAGTTCCGGAGGATCACTTTGCCAGAAGATACTGTCGAAAGAATAAAAAAACCGCTTCTGATCCCACTGGGGATTGTTTTTTTGTTGTTGATCTGCGGCGCGGTGTTCGGAGCTTATAAGCTCCAGCATCAAAGCATCATCCATGATGTCCGCGAACGGATTGACCGGCTGGATCTCCTATTTCAAGGGATATTGGATGAGGAAGCGGCGTTGCTCAACAGCATGCTTGATAATCTTGAAACAGAGCCGTCATTGCAGGAAGCATTTGTTGCTGGGGATAGAGATATGCTTCTTCAAAGGGCTTTACCCTATTATCAGCAGATCAACTCCAGATACCATATTACCCATTTCTATTTTCATACAACCGACAAGGTCAATTTCTTGAGGATGCATAATCCTCCGCGGCACAGTGACCTGATCAACAGGTTTACTTTGGAACAGGCTGTGAGCAAGGGGAAAACGGCTTATGGAATCGAGCTTGGCCCGTTTGGCACCTTTACCCTGAGAGTGGTGCGGCCCTGGTATATTAAAGGCGCCCTTGCCGGGTATCTGGAACTTGGCAAGGAAATTGAGCATATCACCCCGAAATTAAAAGAAATACTCGGAATAGACCTTTTTTTCTTCATTGATAAACCTTTTCTGAACCGTGAAAAATGGCAGGAAGGCTTGCCAATGATGGGCCGTATCGGCGATTGGGATTCCTATTCAACTGCTGTGCTCATGGATAAAACCATGGACGATGTTCCCGATGCAATTGCGGGTTTTCTTGAGGCAGGCCAGGATGCGCATAAGGGACAACTTTTTGAGATTGAGAGTCAAAACCGGAACTATTTTGGAGGATTTACTGCGCTTAAGGATGCGGGAAATCGGCACGTCGGGGATATTTTCGCTATACGGGATGTCAGCCGCGAGCATACTTCATTAATTAAATTTTCGTTGATCATTCTCTTTTCCGGCATGTTTCTCGGTATTGTATTGATTCTTGTTTTCTATAAATACATCGACCGTCTTGAAGCAAGTCTGGTTGCAGCCCGGGAGGCTTTGGAAAATCAACATCTGAATCTACGACAACTTTTTTCAAAAGTGGAACAGGCAAAAAAGGAGTGGGAGCGGACCATGGATTGCATGGGCGAGATGGTGATTCTTGCCGATGGGAATGGGGTTGTCAGGAGGATAAATAAAGCCTTTAAGGATTTTGTTGAAAAGTCATATGATGAAATTCTTGGCAAGGACTGGCAGCAACTCGTTGGAGATTTCGGAATAGCGCGGCAATCTTTGAGTGGTGATTTAGTTGCTGAGGTGCGAGATCCCCGTACCGGAAGATGGTTTGTGATAAAAACATATCCCTTTACCGATTCGCTGGCCTCAACAGATAACACGGGCGGCACCGTAGTTACGATCAGTGAGATTACCCAGTTGAAGAAGGTGTCAAGCGCCCTTGAACTCAGGAACACGGAAATCAACGAAAATCGCCAGAAACTGCAAACAGCCCTTGATAAATTATCAGGTATTATTCAGAAGGTTGCCGCAGGGAAGGATTTTGGCTTTCGTTTTGAAAATCCAAATCTTTCTTCCTGTTCCGAAATTAAGAATTGCAACAAGGAGGATTGCCCATGTTATGGCGGAGATGCTCCACGATGCTGGCAGATTGCCGGTACATTCTGCCGAGGGGAAGTGCAGGGGGAATTTGCCAGCAAACTGGACAACTGCATCAATTGTCAAGTGTATAAAAAAGCCACGGAAGACCCTATTTATCAGATCGGCGAAGAGTTCAATAATATGATGCATATTCTTGAGGCAAAGAATTCAGAACTTCATGACGCATTTGAACAGTTGAAATCAGCCCAGGCCCAGATGTTGCAAACCGAAAAAATGGCCTCTGTGGGACAGTTGGCCGCCGGTGTGGCCCATGAGATCAACAACCCCATGGGATTTATTTCAAGCAATCTGACCTCCCTTGGCAAATACACCGGGAAGGTAACCGAGTTTATTGAAACCCAGGCTCAGATCATTGAAAAATTAAGGGATCTTGAAGCCATTGAAGAATCAAAGACTGCTCGGAAGAAACTCAAAATCGATTTTATTCTTGAAGACCTTAAGGATCTTGTTGCCGAATCCCTTGAAGGCGCGGACCGGGTCAAAACCATTGTTCAGGGATTGAAAACCTTTTCCCGGGTGGATCAGGCCGTGGAATCCGAAGCGGACATCAACGAATGCCTGGAATCAACCATCAATGTGGTATGGAATGAGCTGAAGTACAAGGCCACGGTTGAGAAAAACTATGGCGATATCCCCCGGGTGAAATGTTTCCCGCAGCAATTGAATCAGGTGTTCATGAACCTCCTGGTCAATGCCGCTCAGGCCATTGAAGATCAGGGCGTAATTACTATTCGCTCATGGGGGGAAAAACATTCTGTAAGAATAGCAATTTCAGATACCGGCGCAGGGATTGCCGAAAAACATCTGAGTCGATTGTTCGAGCCTTTTTTTACCACCAAGGATGTGGGCAAAGGCACGGGACTTGGGCTTTCCATCTGTTACGACATCATCAAGAAACACGGCGGTGAAATAACCGTGGACAGTGAGGTCGGCCGCGGCTCGACGTTTACCGTTATTCTGCCGATTGGCTAGTGCCTGTCCATAAAAGGTCTTTTGCTAGAATTTCCGCGTCATACTCAAAAAAATAATGCTCGAAATATCAACTATATGTCTGTGCTTATTTTTTTCGCGGTCCTTGAACTTCAAGAGATAAGCGTAGACTTCGAAAATCCTCATTTATGGACAGACTCTAACTAATGCTTTGAACCGTTTAGAAACTGTAGGAAGTGGAGAGATACAGCGTATAGGAATAGGACTCCACATCCTGAATGCTCGTGTTACTGAACAGCTGGGCGTCGCCGCTGCCGGTGGAATAACTGAAACCGCCGCTGATCGAAGTGTTTCTGGTGAATTTACTTAAACTGACGCTGAACCCATAAAAATCAATGTTTTCGCCCTGTCCGCTTTTCCCTGCCTCGATGTCCTTGGTGTTGGCGTTATTGGTAAAGATACCGAGGCGCAGGGCGGTTTTTTCCGAGAAGAATTTTTCCATGCCCATGGCGATATTCCAGGTGGCCTCCCGGTCGCCGAAATTTACGTCATCCACGGCGGTATAATACGAGAAATCACCGGAAAGCAGCATGGTTTCCGAAAGGAACCAGGCCGCGCCCAGTTTGAAACTGGTGGGTTGTTCCCGGTTCTCGGTGTGGGTGGAAGGTGCGGGCATGGTTATTGAATCGGTGGCGGTAGCGGTGATTTCCGATCTCTGGGCATACTGGGATCTGGTGTAGGAATCATAGACAAAGACCTGGCCGACCCGCAAACCCAGGGCGAGTTTGTCAACCGGACTCCACATGATTCCCAGGAGCGGTTGCATGCCGTATTCCGTGGTCTGGTAATAGGAGTTGGCCCAGAGGTAGTCGCCATTGGCATACTCGATGAAATTATTCTGGATCAGTTCTTTCTCACGATAATGAAAATAAAGGGTCATTCCCACTGACAGTGATTTGTTGATTTCCATGGCATAGGACGGGCCGAATTCGATGGTGCTGTCGCTGTGGTTGAGGTTGAAATTATAGGCGGTGATCGTGCCGTTTGAAGACGGCAGATTTGAAAAAGTCTGGTCCTGATCTTCATTAATCGAATCAGGCACGGCGATTGAAAACCCTATCATCCCTTTACCCAGCGGTTGGACCACACCCAGAAAATTCGGCAGGAGCGTGGTGCTGTTCCGTTTAAAATCCCCACCTCCGGCCAGGGCGTTTTTGTAAGTTTTATATTGCTGGTTGAAGGCGTTGACGCTGGCGGTGAGATTTCTGGTGGTCGCATAGACGATTCCGGCAGGGTTGTAATACAGTCCGGATGGGTCGTCTGATATTGCGGTGTATGCGCCGCCCAGGCCCGTTGCCCGGTCGCCGATAAGGAGATTATTGTAATGGTCCTCATCAGCAAAACCGGTTCCCGATATGAGTGGAAAGGTCAGTAAACAGACCAAAATGATTGTATAAACTTTCCTGCCGCATGTTTGGTTCATTTTACGGGAAAGGACATCATTATCTGAGCGTGGCATTAAATCTCTCCTTAAGGGTTGGAAGTTGTAAATTATTCAAGCCATTTTCACTGATTGCAAGGGCGAGGGCAGCGAGGCGTTCTTCAAAGGCCGGATGGGTGCTGTAAAGAACCTGTAATTTATCCTCACGGGATTTCTTCACTTTCAGCAGATAACGCTGTAACGCGGAAGGATCATAACCCGCAGTTGCAAGCAGAAAAGTGCCGATCTCATCGGAAACGAATTCGTCTTGTTTGTTAAGGCCTTTGGTAAAAAGCAGGTCCATTGCCATGTCCACCGCCTGCACAAAGGCCATTTTGGTGGGGTCGCCGGCGCCGCCCAGAAGATGGGCAAGTCCTGCGGCGGCTGATTGTTCCGAGCCTTTGATGTTTAATTCCCTGACGATATGTTTTTCGGTTGCATGGGCGATTTCATGGGCCAGGACTCCGGCAAGCTCGGCCTCATCCTCCATAAGCGTTAACGCTCCCAGTGTAATAAAAATATAACCGCCCGGCGCGGTATAGGCGTTGATCGTGTCGCTGTCCAGCACCGCGAAATGAAAGTCGAGTTCCGGTCTGTTGGTGTGTCTCAGAAGTGAGTGGCCAACCAGGTTGACATATCTGGTGAGAATGTCGTCCCTGTTCAATTTGAAGCGGCCAAGGATTCTCGCGGCAACTTCGCGGCCGAAATTAATTTCCGCCCGGACGTCTTCAATGGAATTATCCGCGGCAGCGTCCTTTGCAGACAGTCTTGCCCGATAATCCAGCGGGCGGGCATCGGCTTCAAAAAGATTTCCGGACAACACAGGAATGATAGTGATGAGAAAAAGGCCAAGAATCATAAAGAAGGAAAACCTGGGATTGAATGCCGTATGTTTCATTCGCCAACTCCGTTCTGGATGAATTCGTTCAATTCCTGAGGGGAAACGGTTATGCCTTCAACAAACGCCAGTGAGGCAAAATTTGATTGCAGCGCCTGGTTTGCCCGCCTGCGGTCGTCAGCGGCAAGACCTCTGGCGGCGCCTGCGGTGGCAACGGTAGAAGCCCGGCGTCTGGCGTTTTTGCTGACATCCGTGTCAGATGTGGTAATAAGGCTTATTTTTTCCATTGGCGGCGCAAGGGAAACCAGCAGTCTGGAGATCCATCCCTGTTGTTTATCTGCTTCAACCATATACCAGCTGCCTTTTTGTTCTTTGACTGAAAGTTCCTGCCCCTGTTCAAACCTGGCGACTACCTTGGCATTGAATTTCGGTGCATCCATCAGTTTCGCAGAGACACTCTGGACATACAGGGTATCTGCTGCATGAAGGAGACCCGGGAGAACAGGAAAAACCAGGGACAATATAAGGATAATTTTTTTCATGGTGGTCCTTTTGTTTTGCGAACAATAAAATCTTTTACCTGGTTGATTCTACTATAAAAGTGCTGCAGAAATACAATGAAAAAGGTTGCTCACTTTGTCTTCATCGTAAACACCCCGTCCCATGGAATATCCGGCGGGTTTGCTTTATAAACGGCGCATCTATCAATATAAACTTTTGATAAATCATTATTGCTAAGAGTGCTGAACACTTCTATCGCCTCATCCCATTTTTGATCCTGATAGAGTTTGAAACCTCTGGAAGCCAGTTCCGCCTGGTGTCTTGCACAATCAAGTTCCGTTTCCGAATCATCCGGCATTGCCAGCGGTGTGAAGAGTTTTACCGGTTTTGTTTTGCCTTTGACCCGGACCTGGTCGACAATCATGCAGGGAATTGTTTTGTCCAGCTCGTTAAAGGTGTATTCCGAAATAATCACCGGGAAGCCGTATTGCTTGGTGAGTCCTTCGAGGCGTGAAGCAATGTTTACCGCATCGCCGATAACCGTGTAGTCGAGTTTTTTCTCGCTGCCGATATTACCGAGAACAACCTCACCGGTATTGACTCCGATGCCGATGGTGATTTTTGGGTAGCCTTTTTCCCTGAGTTTTCTGTTTACATCTTCAAGCCTGCGGATCATTTCTATTGCAGCCAGAACGGACTGGGTGGCATGGTCTTTAACCTTGATGGGCGCACCCCAGAAGGCCATAATCGCATCACCGATGAATTTATCCAGGGTTCCCTTATAATTGAAAATGACATCGGTCATGGCCTCGAAATGGCAATTCAGGAGATCGACAACCTGTTCCGCTTCAAGCTCTTCAGAGATGCTTGTAAAACTTCTTACATCCGAA
The Pseudomonadota bacterium DNA segment above includes these coding regions:
- a CDS encoding peptidylprolyl isomerase; the protein is ATKEAGKGTGLGLSIVYDIVKKNHNGEIIVQSELGKGTVFTISIPVVGDQ
- a CDS encoding response regulator, with the translated sequence MNENVRILCVDDEKNVLKALNRLFMDEEYEVLLANSGEEGLETLAVEESVQVIISDYRMPGMNGVDFLKQVFERWPDTVRIVLSGYADTAAVVAAINEGQIYKFIPKPWNDDELKVTIAKAVEVYFLRKRNIELTRELSDHNEELKRLNENLEELVEERTGELLFQNKVLERGQKILDALPVGVLGLDTQGMIVQCNARAHYFFQGEGAVVPGMDATEILPPAFLELIDTISDTMVSRTIQVAGRELVVKGAGLVVDDSREGVVLVLDEK
- a CDS encoding response regulator codes for the protein MSEKETYTPKVLFVDDEANILKALRRLFMEEDIEVFTATSGEEGLGILKENEDIGLIVSDQRMPEMNGVEFLEKARKIAPMAIRIVLTGYADVNAAIDAINRGGAMRYINKPWKDDELVLAVKEALGRYKLVIENKRLGKLVRQKTRELKKWSVELEIIVQEQTMELQNSYDKLRELNTRQKNNFNSTILAFSKLLELRDPSMRSHAENVADLSVALAENMNLSADEIENIRIASLLHDIGKVGTPDLMLIKDVKNMTSEEQVEYHNHPVRGQAAIDIIEDLREIGGIIRHHHESFDGRGFPDGLKKDAIPLGARIIAVADYVDNSVRKFQGDSGVDHTINEVKRHSGKIFDPQVVSVMRKPVRAVYKERLAVSEFVEIEVSARELRPGMILANDATSGTGLLLLKGGMTLDAASIEILRRYYSVDPTKTGIFVLVKRES
- a CDS encoding HDOD domain-containing protein, producing MQLAKLIESTKDLPTLPAVATQINEETKKKSLTAHSLGKIIAQDPSLTSKLLRLANSAYYGLARQVETPQRAITVLGLNTIQSLALSVSVFKLFSSDSEKVIDLQGLWCHSLGVAVSSKAITMITQPELAEKAFVGGILHDIGKIIIAHKIPDAMREILKLMKDSDINQADAESKVLGYSHPRVGAMLAESWNFPEDYVNAVRKHHKPFLPKEISEKKEATLINSIYVGNMIAKAAKLGVSTDQKMIKIDVEILKYLDLSNKKLPDLLKEIKTQYDGITESWDLG
- a CDS encoding YkgJ family cysteine cluster protein gives rise to the protein MAQQEKAEKNFPQGMVPLGKNTFQFACNPDVPCFTACCRKLDLYLYPYDIIRLKNRLQISSEDFLNRYTGVVQGANPFFPALMLQMSDTLERTCPFLDKSGCTVYEDRPSACRTYPLERAVDRTPSDGRPEEFFFLTNHEYCKGHEQETQWSVKEWIRDQKLQYYNVMDDLWAEMDTLFSTNPWAGEGAAGPKQLMAFMVCYNIDRFRQYVNDHDLLKRFRLDKSRRRLIETDDEALLRFGFDWLKLILAKQPTLIPR
- a CDS encoding response regulator: MAQNRLLVIDDDIGIRIVLKEIFTFKEYEVVTAASGKEAIETAEAREFDVAMIDIHLPDMLGIDLLRQLKAKQPDLECVIITGDLAIENATAAIKEGACGYFIKPLIIDDVAHRLEEIIERKKMRQEIRQLNELPRIILNSINASIAIIDAEDFRLISVNEAFLEEAGLPEKKVVGRHCYKVTHGSDEPCKEPDDICPLHETVANGSHSMVEHVHFNGAGEKKFVEVSTSPIFDSNGKVIQVVHVTRDVTERKALEESLVNEKLLHEEAHIELLNAYDELKKSQTRVIQQEKMASIGQLAAGVAHEINNPMGFIASNLTSLGKYVGKCKEYMDAQEAALKGGIDESVIKELKQLRKKLKIDFVVDDIGDLIAESLDGAERVKKIVQNLKSFSRMDEDEMHAADINECIETTLNIVWNELKYNCTVEKDYGDLPRINCYPQQLNQVFMNLLTNAAHAIKDKGVISIKTVHDEKNILITISDTGCGIPEENLQKLFEPFFTTKPAGKGTGLGMSIADDIIKKHHGEILVKSEVGKGTTFTVKLPVEEK
- a CDS encoding GHKL domain-containing protein, translated to MPEDTVERIKKPLLIPLGIVFLLLICGAVFGAYKLQHQSIIHDVRERIDRLDLLFQGILDEEAALLNSMLDNLETEPSLQEAFVAGDRDMLLQRALPYYQQINSRYHITHFYFHTTDKVNFLRMHNPPRHSDLINRFTLEQAVSKGKTAYGIELGPFGTFTLRVVRPWYIKGALAGYLELGKEIEHITPKLKEILGIDLFFFIDKPFLNREKWQEGLPMMGRIGDWDSYSTAVLMDKTMDDVPDAIAGFLEAGQDAHKGQLFEIESQNRNYFGGFTALKDAGNRHVGDIFAIRDVSREHTSLIKFSLIILFSGMFLGIVLILVFYKYIDRLEASLVAAREALENQHLNLRQLFSKVEQAKKEWERTMDCMGEMVILADGNGVVRRINKAFKDFVEKSYDEILGKDWQQLVGDFGIARQSLSGDLVAEVRDPRTGRWFVIKTYPFTDSLASTDNTGGTVVTISEITQLKKVSSALELRNTEINENRQKLQTALDKLSGIIQKVAAGKDFGFRFENPNLSSCSEIKNCNKEDCPCYGGDAPRCWQIAGTFCRGEVQGEFASKLDNCINCQVYKKATEDPIYQIGEEFNNMMHILEAKNSELHDAFEQLKSAQAQMLQTEKMASVGQLAAGVAHEINNPMGFISSNLTSLGKYTGKVTEFIETQAQIIEKLRDLEAIEESKTARKKLKIDFILEDLKDLVAESLEGADRVKTIVQGLKTFSRVDQAVESEADINECLESTINVVWNELKYKATVEKNYGDIPRVKCFPQQLNQVFMNLLVNAAQAIEDQGVITIRSWGEKHSVRIAISDTGAGIAEKHLSRLFEPFFTTKDVGKGTGLGLSICYDIIKKHGGEITVDSEVGRGSTFTVILPIG